In the Deltaproteobacteria bacterium genome, TCCTGCAGGCCCAACACGCGGGCCAGAAGCGCCTCGCTCCCCCACCGCCCCAGGCCCCAGGTGGTCATCGCGCCCAGGGTGTTGCCCACTGTGGCCACAATGACGCAGGCCCAGGGCGATACCCCGGCCAGCACCAGGGCGACCACGGCCCCTTCCGAGGCCACGGGCAGCACGGTCGCGGCCAGAAAGGCCAGGACAAAGAGTCCGGGAAGTCCGTAATGCGCCAGCAGGATTTCCATCAGGCGGTGAACAAAAAGGCGTTGGGAGTGGTCGCGACCTGGGGACGCGGGCCCAGCACACGCCGGGCGTTGTCCTCCATCTCGGCCCGCGTCCCGCCCCGGACCAGGGCGGGCCACAGGCTGTGGCCGTAGACGAAATTGGCGGCCAGATAGATGGCGTATTTCTTGTACAGTTTGATGGCGCGGGTGGGTTCGAAATGGGTCCAGACGCGGTTGATGACGGCCAGGGCTGTTGTCTCGAAGATATCCGAATCAGGCGCGAAACCAGTCGTCAGTTCGGCGAACATCCAAGGCCGGGCAATGGCCATGCGGCCGATGGCAGCCCCGGCGCACCCGGTTTCATCCAGCATGCGCGCGCAGTCGGCGACGGAAAAAACATTACCGTTGCCGAGAACGGGAATGGACACGGCCCGGACCACGGCCGCGATGTGCGCCCATTTGGGCGGCCGGGAGCGGCGGTCCGGGGCCACGCGCGGATGGAAGGTCAACAGGTCCGCGCCCGCGTCCTCGAAACGCCGGGCCAGATCCACGGCCAGGTCCGGCGCGTTTTCCCAGCCGCTGCGAAACTTGACCATGACCGGACAGGCCACGGCCCGACGCACGGCCCGGACAATGGCCACGGCGCGCTCCGGGTCTTTCAGCAGCGCGGCTCCGTAGCCCTTCTTGCACAGGGCCGCGACCGAGCAGCCCATGTTGATGTCCACCCCCAAAAGCCCCTCGGCCTCGATGCGCCGGGCGGCCGCGGCCATGGCCTCGGGTTCGCCGCCGAAAATCTGGATGGCCAAACGCCCCGCTTCCTCGTCGCGCCAACGAAAAACCGGCGACACATGGCGGTTCTCGCCGGGCACGGCGCGGGCGTTGCACATTTCGGACACCATGCAGCCAAAGCCGCCGAATCCGGCCAGAACCTCACGGAAGGCGACATGCCCCAGCCCGGCCATGGGCGCGAGCACCAGGCGAGAATCGAGCGTCGCGCGGCCAACGGCCAGGGGCGTTTTCAGAAAATCGGACAAGGAGGAGCGCATGGGCGAGGCTCTATACAAGGGACAAAAGGGACTCAAGCGGGAACGTACGGCAGGACGGGCAGCACGCGGTCTCTTGCGCGGGATGATGGCAGCACATAAAACATGCCCATGAACTTCCCAAACCATGTTTCCGGCACGGCAGCCCTGCGTTTGAAAACCAGATTCCGGGCACTGGCGGCCACGGGCAATCGCGACAAGGCATTGGCGATTCGTGACCGCCTTGATGCACGGGACAAAGCTGCGCCTGCCTCATCTGACACTCGAGAGAACACCCATGAATAAACACATCTGGCTTTGGATCGGCGGCGTGGTCGGGGTGCTGACCATGGGCCTGCTCCGCTTTGTGGGCAAATCGACCAACATCTTCGGCCTGCTTGCGGGCATGGCCGTGGTCATCGCCATCCTGTCCTTCCTGGTCATCCGTTACGTGAACCGGAAGTGGTGAGTCCGGCATAGACCTCGGCCCTGGCCCTGGCCGCGGCCTCCAGCACGCCGACCCGGCTGTCCACGAAATCATAAACCCTTGGTTGAACTTTTCCGGCTCCCGGCCGCAGCACCCGGCCCAGGTACTGCACGAGCCGTCCGCTGAACTTGACCGGCGTGGCCAGAAAAAGCGTGGTCAGGTTGCTGGCGTCAAACCCCTCGCCGATGAGCTGGCCCGTGGCGAAAACCGCCCGCACCCCTCCGGTCTGAATCCGCTCCACCAGCCGCTTGCGCTCAGGCAGCGGCGTGTCTCCCGTCAGTTCCACGCCATCAAGGCCATGCCGTGCGAGCAACAGTTCCTGAAGCGCGCGGCAATGGCTCTTGCGGTCGGACAGCACGAGGCTCACGCCCTGGCCGCCTTGAATTTCCCGAGCCAGCTCATCGACGATGAGCGTGTTGCGGGCCGCGTCCTCGGTCAGGTCGGCGATAATCCGCCCGTATTCCTCGGAAGCATCGCGCTCCGTCGTGAAGCTGGTTTCCCGGACCCGGATTTCCGGACGCAGAATGGCCCCGCTGTCCATCAAGGCCTCGGGGTCGACACGGGCGTGCATCTCGCCCATGTGCCAGAAAATGAGTTGCGTCAGGCCGTCGCGGCGGTACGGGGTGGCCGAAAGGCCCAGGGAATAGGCGCAGTCAAAACTGGTCACGGCGGCGGTAAAGGTCCGGCTCGGGGCGCGGTGGCATTCGTCGACCACGATGTGCCCGATGCGCTTTTTGAGCTCCTTGGCCCGGCTGTACACGGACTGGACCGTGGCCACGGTCACGGCCTCGCCGACCTTGTCCCGGCCGCCGCCGATCATGCCCACCTTGCGGGCCGGGATGTCCAAAAACTGCTCGATGCGCTCCACCCACTGCATGGCCAGATCGCGGGTATGGACAATGATCAGCGCGGGCTGGCGGCGTTGGGCGATGAGATACAGGCCGCACACGGTCTTGCCCGCCCCGGTCGGGGCGCAGAGGGTGCCGAAACGCCGGCGCAGCATACGGGCGCAGGCCTGGTCCTGATAGGGACGCAGTTCCCCGCTGAACCGAAAATCCACGTCCGGCAATACCCGGCGGTCGTCCTCATAGTCCACGGTCTCGCCGTGCCCGGCGCAGATCCGGGCCAGCTGCTCGCCGTAGCCGCGCGGAACGATGAGGCCGCCGTTCGTGCGGGTGGAAAAAAATTTCAGATGCCGGGAAACCTTGTAGTTGGTCCGGCCCATCTTCAGATTTTCCAGCCATTTTGGATTTTCCACGGTCAGATCGGCCACGATCTGGACTTTGATGGGCTCGGGAATGTCGGACAAGAACAGCTTGTGGGCGATCCGGCAGCGCATCATGCGTCCCGCGTCAGGCAACGGGCGAAATCCGCGGGCAGCCGGGCCACCTTGCGCGCGCCATAGTCGAAGCAGACCATGCCGGTCTTGACCCTGGCGATCTCCTCGCCGTCATCCAGGCGACTGAACCAGAAGACCAGGTCGAAGCTGGAACGGCGCACGTCGGCCGCGCCCAGGGCGATTTGCAGCTCATCGCCCATGAACGCCTCGCGGTGGTAGGTCACGGCCGCGTCGGCCATGATCAGGCCCACTCCGCCGACATCGACCTCGGACAGGCCCAGCTCGGCCAGCCAGCGCACCCGTGCCTCCTGGGCCAGGGCCAGCACCCGGTCGTTTCCCAGATGACCGCCATAGTTGATGTCCCCGACCCGCACGGCAAGCGTTGTCCGGAACAACCAGTATTCGGGAAGATCGATCTGTACGCGCATGACAGCCCTCCTCTCAGGAATCCAGATCCACCAAATTTTCGCCGCGCCCGATAACAGCCAGAACATCGCCGCGTTGCAGGGGCCGGTCGGCGCGGGGCACGAAGGTGAAATTTTTCTCGCCAGCCACCTTCACGGCCACGACCTGGATGCCAAAAGCGTTGGTCAGATTAAGCTCGCGCAGGCTCTTGGCTGCCCAGCGGTCAACCTCGACTTCCTTGAGAATAACGTTATGCCCCAGGGGCAGATAGTCGATCAGGCCCGGCACGGCCAGTTTGGCGGCCAGCTGGTCGGCGGCATAACGTTCCGGAAAGATGACCTCGTCGGCTCCGACCTTGCGCAGCACCTTTTCGTGATCCCGGCTGATGGCCTTGACCGTGACCCGACGGCAGCCCAGTTCCTTGAGGAAAAGCGTGATGAGGATGCTCGCCTCCATGGACCCGCCCGTGCTGACGATGACCTCGCTGAAATCCGCGAAGCGCAGCTGCTTGAGGGCCACCTTGTCCGTGGCCTCGGCCAGATAGGCCTGGGTCAGGATCTCCGACGCGGCCTTGACCTTGTCCGGGTCGCTGTCCACACCGACCACGACCTGGCCGTGACTGCGCAGGGCCTGCCCCAGGCTCATGCCGAACTTGCCCAGGCCGACGATGCCGAATTCCCGTTTTTCCATAAGCCCTCCTACCCGATGAGCATGCTTTTTTCCGCACGCGAAAAATGTTCCCTGGTCTGCCACGTCTGGAGCATGGTCAGAAAGACGATGGGCCCCAGCCGGCCCACGAACATGAGCGCCATGATGACGATCTTGCCCGGCGCGGACAGGTGGGGCGTCAGGCCCGTGCTCAGGCCCACGGTGCCAAAGGCCGAGGTCGCCTCGAAAAACAGCTCGATGAACTTGCCCCGGACCATCTGATGCGAAATGTTGGCGCCCTCGGTGATGGTCAGCACGAAAACCGAGCCCAGAATGAGGACAAGGGCCATGATGGACAGGGTCATGGCCTTGTTGATGGTCGAAAAATCCACGCCGTAGCCATCGACCACCACCTGTTCCCGGCCCTTGATCTGGGCCACGCCAAAAGACAGCAGCACGCGCAGGGTCGTGGTCTTGATGCCGCCGGCGCACGAGGCCGGCGAGCCGCCGATGACCATGAGCAGAATCATGACGAACAGGGCCGTGTCGGTCATGGCTCCGATGTCCATGGTGTTGAATCCGGCCGTGCGCGCCGTGACCGACTGGAACAGGGTCTGGAGCAGGGTCATGAAGACATGGGTTCCGTTCTGCCGAAATTCCGTCCAGAAAAAGATCATCCAGCCGACCACGATGAGCCAAAAACTGGTGCGGACAACCACGGCGCTCTGCCAACTCAGACGCGCGTCCCCGCGACGCCGCAGCCGGGCGCGCAGATATCCGGGCACTTCGACCAGAACGTAGAAGCCGATTCCGCCCAGAACAATGAGCGCCATGAACACAAAATTGATGGGCACGTTACCGGCAAATCCCATCAGATTGTCCGGATACAGGGCGAAGCCGGCGTTGCAGAAGGCGGAAATGGCATGAAAAAACGCGCTGAACCAGTCGATCCCGCCCAGGCTGAAGACATGCAGGGCCACGGCCCCGGCGGATTCGACGCACAGGCAGACCAGAACCATCTGCTTCAGAAATCGGCCCAGATGGAAGGCCGGGTCACTGAGCAGGGACTGGCCCACGGCGATGCGGTCGGTCATGGAAACCCGCCGACGCCACATGTAAAAAACCAGGCTGGTGTAGGTCATGACGCCCAGGCCA is a window encoding:
- a CDS encoding DedA family protein, with amino-acid sequence MEILLAHYGLPGLFVLAFLAATVLPVASEGAVVALVLAGVSPWACVIVATVGNTLGAMTTWGLGRWGSEALLARVLGLQESRRVRARALFDRYGAWSLLLAWAPIIGDPLCAVAGLFGLRLSRFLPPVLAGKLARYAVLAWLSV
- a CDS encoding tRNA-dihydrouridine synthase family protein; the encoded protein is MRSSLSDFLKTPLAVGRATLDSRLVLAPMAGLGHVAFREVLAGFGGFGCMVSEMCNARAVPGENRHVSPVFRWRDEEAGRLAIQIFGGEPEAMAAAARRIEAEGLLGVDINMGCSVAALCKKGYGAALLKDPERAVAIVRAVRRAVACPVMVKFRSGWENAPDLAVDLARRFEDAGADLLTFHPRVAPDRRSRPPKWAHIAAVVRAVSIPVLGNGNVFSVADCARMLDETGCAGAAIGRMAIARPWMFAELTTGFAPDSDIFETTALAVINRVWTHFEPTRAIKLYKKYAIYLAANFVYGHSLWPALVRGGTRAEMEDNARRVLGPRPQVATTPNAFLFTA
- a CDS encoding DEAD/DEAH box helicase yields the protein MRCRIAHKLFLSDIPEPIKVQIVADLTVENPKWLENLKMGRTNYKVSRHLKFFSTRTNGGLIVPRGYGEQLARICAGHGETVDYEDDRRVLPDVDFRFSGELRPYQDQACARMLRRRFGTLCAPTGAGKTVCGLYLIAQRRQPALIIVHTRDLAMQWVERIEQFLDIPARKVGMIGGGRDKVGEAVTVATVQSVYSRAKELKKRIGHIVVDECHRAPSRTFTAAVTSFDCAYSLGLSATPYRRDGLTQLIFWHMGEMHARVDPEALMDSGAILRPEIRVRETSFTTERDASEEYGRIIADLTEDAARNTLIVDELAREIQGGQGVSLVLSDRKSHCRALQELLLARHGLDGVELTGDTPLPERKRLVERIQTGGVRAVFATGQLIGEGFDASNLTTLFLATPVKFSGRLVQYLGRVLRPGAGKVQPRVYDFVDSRVGVLEAAARARAEVYAGLTTSGSRNG
- a CDS encoding thioesterase, which gives rise to MRVQIDLPEYWLFRTTLAVRVGDINYGGHLGNDRVLALAQEARVRWLAELGLSEVDVGGVGLIMADAAVTYHREAFMGDELQIALGAADVRRSSFDLVFWFSRLDDGEEIARVKTGMVCFDYGARKVARLPADFARCLTRDA
- a CDS encoding TrkA family potassium uptake protein, which produces MEKREFGIVGLGKFGMSLGQALRSHGQVVVGVDSDPDKVKAASEILTQAYLAEATDKVALKQLRFADFSEVIVSTGGSMEASILITLFLKELGCRRVTVKAISRDHEKVLRKVGADEVIFPERYAADQLAAKLAVPGLIDYLPLGHNVILKEVEVDRWAAKSLRELNLTNAFGIQVVAVKVAGEKNFTFVPRADRPLQRGDVLAVIGRGENLVDLDS
- a CDS encoding potassium transporter TrkH; the protein is WLDAMFTSVSATCVTGLAVVDTGATFSTVGLIVLAALIQIGGLGVMTYTSLVFYMWRRRVSMTDRIAVGQSLLSDPAFHLGRFLKQMVLVCLCVESAGAVALHVFSLGGIDWFSAFFHAISAFCNAGFALYPDNLMGFAGNVPINFVFMALIVLGGIGFYVLVEVPGYLRARLRRRGDARLSWQSAVVVRTSFWLIVVGWMIFFWTEFRQNGTHVFMTLLQTLFQSVTARTAGFNTMDIGAMTDTALFVMILLMVIGGSPASCAGGIKTTTLRVLLSFGVAQIKGREQVVVDGYGVDFSTINKAMTLSIMALVLILGSVFVLTITEGANISHQMVRGKFIELFFEATSAFGTVGLSTGLTPHLSAPGKIVIMALMFVGRLGPIVFLTMLQTWQTREHFSRAEKSMLIG